TTTTTATCAAACGCTAAAATTGCAAACGGCTGTTTTCTATTGCCTGATTCCATTCCTGGCGTTCCTAAAGGCATTCCCGGTACAGATAAACCTGCCAACTTGGGTTTTTGTTTGAGAAAACGTTTAATATCATCGGCGGGTATGTGTCCTTCCATTACATAACCGTCAATAATTGCTGTGTGACACGATGCTAAATCTTGAGGCAAGTTGTACTTTTGCTTAATTGCCTCCATTCCATCAGTTTTAATATCTTCTTTGATT
Above is a genomic segment from Fischerella sp. JS2 containing:
- a CDS encoding DUF411 domain-containing protein, producing the protein MQKHGFTIKEDIKTDGMEAIKQKYNLPQDLASCHTAIIDGYVMEGHIPADDIKRFLKQKPKLAGLSVPGMPLGTPGMESGNRKQPFAILAFDKKGEVEVFKEYQNY